In the genome of Pseudanabaena mucicola str. Chao 1806, the window GTATTTGACCTCGGCGGTGGTACATTCGACGTATCAATCCTTGAAGTTGGCGATGGTGTATTTGAAGTAATGTCAACTAGTGGTGACACTCACCTCGGCGGTGATGACTTCGACAAGAAAATTGTGGACTTTCTAGCCAATCAGTTCCAATCGGCTGAAGGCATCGACCTGCGTAAGGACAAACAAGCTTTACAACGTTTGACCGAATCGGCGGAAAAGGCAAAAATCGAGCTTTCTAGTGTCACGCAAACTGAAATTAACCTGCCCTTTATCACCGCTACTCAAGATGGTCCTAAGCACTTAGACACTACATTGACCCGGGCCAAGTTTGAAGAGCTCTGCTCTGACCTGATTGATCGCTGCCGCATTCCTGTTGAGCAAGCGATCCGTGATGCCAAGATCGATAAGGCGAAGATCGATGAAGTAGTTCTCGTTGGTGGTTCTACTCGTATTCCAGCTGTGCAAGAAGTTGTTAAAAAGATTCTGGGCAAAGAGCCTAATCAAAGCGTTAACCCCGATGAGGTTGTAGCGATTGGTGCAGCTGTGCAAGCTGGTGTTCTAGCTGGTGAAGTTAAGGACATTCTCTTGCTTGATGTTACTCCTCTCTCCCTCGGTGTGGAAACATTGGGCGGCGTAATGACCAAGATTATTCCTAGAAACACAACTGTCCCCACTAAGAAATCGGAAGTCTTCTCTACGGCGGTTGATGGACAAAGCAATGTGGAAATCCACGTTCTTCAAGGTGAGCGTGAAATGGCGAATGATAACAAGAGCCTTGGCACTTTCCGTCTCGATGGTATTCCTCCTGCTCCTCGTGGCGTGCCTCAAATCGAAGTTACATTCGACATTGATGCTAACGGTTTGCTCTCCGTAACAGCTAAGGATAAGGGAACTGGCAAAGTCCAAACTATCTCCATCTCTGGTGCTTCTACCTTGCCTAAGGATGAGGTAGAACGTATGGTTAATGAAGCAGAACGCAATGCGGCAACGGACAAAGAGAAACGCGATCGCATTGAAGCAAAAAACCAAGCTGACTCGCTCGCCTACCAAGCTGAGAAGCAAATCAAGGATCTCGGTGACAAGGTTCCCAATGCCGACAAGACCAAGATCGAAGGTTTGGTCAAGACTCTCCGTGAATCCATTGCCAAGGATGACCACGAGGCGATCACTGCTCAAGCTGAAGAGTTGAAACAAGCCCTCTATGCTCTTAGCTCCTCCGTCTATCAACAGGGTGGTGCAGATACAGCAACTGGTTCGGCTCCTGATGATGCAACTCGTGATGCCGCCAGTGGCGATGACAATGTAATTGATGCTGACTTCACTGAGTCTAAGTAAGCATTAGATAATAATTTTTGATAAAGAAAGGAGTGCCTATGTCAGGCACTCCTTTCTTGTGAAATTGCTCGATATTTCACCTGATGGAACAAATGTAGATAATTCAAATAAAAAATCTAAAACTGTGACTTTGCTCGGATAGCTTAAACCGAGGGCTGAGTGAAGTCGAAGCTCCTCAAAAGTCCTCAAAAGTTATTCAAAACTTACTGTTGGTTTCTGACTTTGAGAGAGTTCTCTTGCTAAGCAAACCCTCTTTTTAGAATCATAATTTTAAAAAAGTAAGGTACACGTTGTGTACCTTACTTTTAGTTAAACTCCCCAGGCGGGATTCGAACCTGCGACCGATCGGTTAACAGCCGATTGCTCTACCGCTGAGCTACTGAGGAATGTAGCTTTTTACTGTGTCATTTACTTCAGCGTTAATAACTATAGCGTATAAAGGTGGTAATTGTGCAACCCCTTTTGAAGATTTTTTGCAAAATATTTGATTTTCTATAGAGATTTTTGCTTACTTAAAACCCCAAAATATTTTTGCATTACTCAAATCCTCAATAGGTTGTACAACCTGTTTAATATGAGTTGATACCGTAACGCTTCGTACTGCGGGATCGAACTCATATTAAACAAAACCATAAAAAACTTTGACATAGCAGCAAACCTATGCTGCCAAAGTTTTCTGAGGTTTGCAAGTCATTCCCATATCTAAATATGCCCGATTAATAGATATGTTGACATTTCTCCCTTACCTTTAATATTGATCATACCCCGCTGTTCAAAGTAATATTTATCTTTTAAAAGCTGATAGGTTGCCTCAGTTACTTGAATGCAGCCAGCGATACCATAGGACTCCATACGGCTCGCAACATTGACTGTATCGCCCCATAGGTCATAGATGAATTTTTTGGTGCCAATTACCCCTGCGATCGCATGCCCTGTGTGGATGCCAATACGAAGTGAGAACTGACTATCATCTCCTCGCTTAAATTTCTTGATTGACGATTGCATTTCTAAAGCCATTTCGGCGATCGATTCTGCATGATCGTTACTAGGTAAAGGCAAGCCTCCAACCACCATATAGGAATCTCCAACAGTCTTGATTTTTTCGAGACTATATTGTTCAGCGAGATAATCAAATTCAGAAAATATCTCATTCAAGATATTCACTAACTCACTTGCTGAAATTGCTGCGGCATATTCCGTAAAGTTGACAATATCTGCAAATAGCACCGTCACTTCATCAAAGGAATCCGCAATTATTGTGCCACTAGTTTTTAAATTTAGGTTCCTATCGATCTTAAATTGCAGAGACTTTAACCGTTCGGCAATTTCTGGTGGTAATACATTTAGTAATAAACGTTCTGATTTTTTCTGCTCAACTCGTAAATTCTCTTCGACCCTTCTGCGTTCCTGAGCTTCCATTGCTAGTGCTATAAAATCAGATAAAGAGTTCGCAAAGCTGATCTCTTCTTCTACCCATAGGTGTTGAATATCCGTATGCTCAAAAGCAAGGATACCCATGATTTCACCACCAACTTCAAACCTTGATATTAAAGCAGAGACAATATCTAAAGGGAGATAATAGGATAGAAATAGTTCCTGAAAAATTTCAGACTCTTGGATATCTTCAACTGCGATCACCCGACTTTTGAGAATTGCTTTAAATAAACTAGGGTATTTTTCAACAGTTAAAATATCAACTTCAGTATGTGCCTTGAGGCTTTTTTGATATAGATCAAGGCAATGTAGAATAGTCTTATTCTTATCGAATAGCCAAATACTAACCCGCTCGACATTGAGCGCGTAGCTACCCGTCCGCGTAATATTTTGCACAGAGACAATAAAATCACCCTGTGTAATAGCTTTGTCTTTAGTTAATGCAAATAAAACATTTTGCTGTTTTCTAAGTTGCTGTTCACGCCGATCTAAAATAAAGTTAGAGCGTTGTAGAGAAGATTTTGATGCTTCGAGTTCGTTAGTTCTTCGCTGGACTAGAATCTCAAGATCCTGATTTGCTTTTTGTAAATTTTGAAGTTTTAAATTTAGTGATCGCTTATTGACAACTATCAATATCAATGCAGTCGCAAACATTCCCCAACCCAATAATGTAAGCAATATCGACTCAATAGTATTGCCAATAGGGGGAACATTGCTAAACAGATTGGTCAGATAATGAGTAATCAGATTTCTAGACGTGCAAAATACAAATACTGACAATTTACTAATACTATTCTATTCTGCGATCTAATAGAGGTCAATTCGCACAATTGCTGAACTCATAGTTTATGTAGGATTAAACCTCTATTAATGACTGAGTAACAGTACTTCTAGTCGCCACTTATCTTTTGGTTTTATACGATAAGCAAAACTTACATTACTTACAACCTATTGAACCTCGAAGGAATATTGAAAAAAGTATTGCTTCGTTATACTTTCAACATTCCTTAAAGCTATGCTTGAGTTTACCGAAGAGCAACTACATGAATCGTAAAGCCATCGCCACTTACCTTTTGTCCAGCACGTACTTTACAGCCTTTACGCAACTCAGTCCGACCATCTACTTCCACCTCACCATCAATAATCATCAACTTGGCTGCGCCACCTGTATCTGCAACCCCGCTAACCTTTAATAAATTACACAAAGTAATATATTCACCAGCTAATTCAAAGACTTCCTGAAAATTTTCTTGCATTGTGTTTTTATTAGGTTAATTTGCGCTAAAAAGTAAGCATAATAGATGCAGTATCGCGAAATCTCGATCCAGCTAAAATTAGTTCTTTAAAATTTTCATGAGTCAACTGTGGCAAGAGTTAGAGCGCGAAGTCGTAAGACGACGCACCTTTGCAATTATTTCTCATCCCGATGCGGGTAAAACTACCCTTACGGAAAAGCTATTGCTGTATGGAGGTGCAATCCACCTTGCGGGCGCAGTTAAGGCTAGGGCGGCTCAGCGCCATGCTACATCAGACTGGATGGAATTGGAAAAGCAACGCGGGATTTCGATTACCTCAACGGTGCTGCAATTTGACTATATGGGCTATTGCATTAATTTGTTGGATACCCCAGGTCACAAAGATTTTAGTGAAGACACCTATCGTACCCTTGCGGCGGCAGACAATGCAGTGATGCTAGTTGATGGCGCAAAGGGCTTAGAGCCACAAACTCGGAAATTATTTGAAGTTTGTCGGATGCGATCGCTGCCAATTTTTACTTTCATCAATAAAATGGATCGTCCCACCCGTGAGCCATTGGAACTATTAGATGAAATCGAAAAGGAGTTAGGCATCACTCCCTATGTGATGAATTGGGCGATTGGCACAGGTGATCAGTTCAAAGGCGTATATGATCGCGCCACGAAGACAGTACATTTGTTTCAACGCAGCGCTCATGGACAACGCGAGGCAAATGTTGATATCTATCCCTATGACGATCCCCAAGCCATCAAATTTATTGGTCACAACCTCTATAACCAACTGCTCGAAGACCTAGAGGTGCTCGATTCTCTTGGCGCAGAATGGAATACGCAGGACTTACATCGCGGTAAGCTCACCCCGATTTTCTTTGGTAGTGCCATGACCAACTTTGGAGTAGAGCTATTCTTGAAGTCTTTTTTAGAATATGGCATGACTCCCACTGTCCATGAAAGTTCAAATGGTGAAGTCCCACCAACAGATGAAGATTTCTCTGCTTTTGTCTTCAAACTGCAAGCAAATATGGACCCACGTCATCGCGATCGCATTGCCTTTGTGCGGGTTTGCTCTGGCAAGTTTGAAAAAGACATGAGCGTGACCCATTTGCGTAGTGGTAAAACCATTCGCCTGTCTCATGCCCAAAAACTCTTCGGACAGGATCGGGAAGCGATCGATGTAGCCTATGCGGGTGATGTGATTGGCTTAAATAACCCTGGTATGTTTGCGATTGGCGACACGATTTATCTTGGGAAAAAGCGTCAATATGCTGGTATTCCTTGCTTCTCCCCAGAACTCTTCTGTACACTCCGTAATCCTAATCCTTCAAAGTTCAAGCAATTCCGTAAAGGGATTTCGGAACTACAGGAGGAAGGCGCAATTCAAATCATGTATTCTGTAGATGAATCAAAGCGTGATCCGATTTTGGCTGCTGTCGGGCAATTACAATTTGAAGTCGCTCAATACCGACTCCAAAGTGAGTACAACGTCGAGACCATTCTTGAATCGATGCCCTATTCCGTCGCTCGATGGGTGGAGGATGGCTGGGATGCGATCGAAACTGTGGGTAGACTCTTTAATACAATGGTGGTCAAAGATAGCTGGAATCGTCCTGTACTCCTCTTTAAGAACCTATGGAACTTAAATCAAGTGGAATCTGACCATCCTAAGTTGAGATTAAAAGCGATCGCCCCAATTGCTGAACTAACTACTGCCGATACTAAGTAAGGGACATTCCATGGGAGCATCTCACTTTGGTGCTAAGCATAAATACTTATAACAAAAACTCGGCGTTTCAGGCTTAGACAATAAAGAAAATATCGCAAATTTCATTTATTTGTCGTATATTCACGATATCAAAAACGCCTAAAATCGTTACTTTTGGTGCTAAGCATAATTACTCAGCGCCAAATTGAGATGCTCCCGTTTGCTTTGGTGGATTGGGTTGGGCTTTCTATTATCTCAGTGATTCAGTTAATTCCTTTGACTACTTCCAGAAGCAGTTGAACCTTGCTCGCCAAATCAATAACCACCAAGCAGAATTGTAAGCATTAAATAATTTAGGAGCTTTAAAATTTCGTCAGTTTGATCATTTAGAAGCTATTTCCTGTTGCCAGCAACAACTAGAAATCGTTCATAAAATCGATAACCATTTACAGCAAGGATATGCAGTGCAAGGGCTTGGTTCTACTCTATTCGATCTAGGTATTGCAAAAGGTAATAATTCCCATAAAAAAGCAGCATTAAATTACTTAGATCAATCTCTAGAATCGCGCTAAGACTTAACGATTATGAACTAGAAGGATTATCTCTTAATAGTATTTCTTGCATATATTTTCACAAAGGTCTATACAATCAGGCTTGGGGATCGAATTTCTGAGCTATATCTTGGGATGGCAAAATCTATTGTCAAAGATTTAGATTGTTTAGAAACAAAAGGCAAAGTAGCGATAGCCTTGGCAAGTGCTTACTGGAATCGAGATAACATCTTGCACAAATTATTCGGTCTATTGTTAGTAGTCAAAGGCTTGATGATGATGTCACCTTGGCAAAATGCTAATGGTCGTATAGTAATGAAACAAACGATCTCAGTTTTAAACAAGTCTGCACAAGTTTTACTGATGTCAGCGATCAAAAACATGAAAAACTTCCTAAAGGTATAGTTAGGATAATTGCGTATAGTCAAGATAACTATTTAAGGCATCCTGTTTTGGTAGAGACGATAATAACTGTCCCCTTTGCTGTCATAATGCTTAAGAGCGCCAAAAGCCTTATATAAGAGGGTTTCTCTGAGCTAGTAGTGCTATAGGATACAAAAAAGCAATCTATGGAAGGATCGACGATTGTACTCACGGATGAAACAGGTAAGAGCTTGCCTTGCACTGTCGAAACCAAGTTTAAAGTGGACAGCACCGAATACTTGTTGCTGCAACCAGTTGACTTTTCTGTGCAAATCTTTGCATGGCAAGAAACCGATGATGATGATGAAACTGAATTAGTCGATGTCACCGAAGAAGAAATTGATTTAATTTTTTCAACTGCTCAAGCTGTTCTGTCAGAACAAAACCTTACTTTACGGCGCTCTGCTTACACATTAACAGTTTCAGGTGAATTACCTGAGCCAACTGAAGAAGATATCATCGAAATTGATACTGAAGAAGAAGGTAATTGTGGTGAGTTCCAAGAGCTAGCTCTCTTTTACTACGAAGAGCAGGCTTTTTCTGTATTTACAGCCCTTGACCCTCTAATGTTTATTGCCAAAGTGGGAGATAGTGGACAAGCTGAAGTTCTCACCCCTGCGGAAATGGCAGCCCTTGAACCTTATGTGGAGAAGTATCTAGACCATGTCCTCAGCACAGAAGATGCCGAAGAAGAATTCTAATTGGTTGTTTTATGGTGTTGCTTTCCCCCTAACGGTTTTATTTACTAGTCTAGTCAGTAGCTCTTGGTGGATTTGGGCGAGTTCTGCTCCTAGCACTTTTGGGGCAAAAGTTAGGTTTACAATACCTGACGGGATGCCAACACAAATTATCGCCCAAGAGCTAGAATCCGCAGGTATAATTCGCTCTAGTTTGGCGTTACGCCTGTGGCTACAATGGCAGTCCTTGCGAGGTGGTGAAGCAGCCTTCTTGAAATCAGGAACATACGACTTCTCCACTAACCAATCTTTGCCAGAAGTTGTTGCCCAAATTCAAACAGCAAAATTGACGGAAGTTCGCTTTACTATTCCTGAGGGTTGGTCAATTGCTCAGATGGCGGATCTATTTGAGAAGCAGGGATTTTTTGCAGCAAAGGACTTTGCGGCAGCCGCACAACGTACTAGCCCTAAGCGTCGCCCTTGGCTACCTGAGGATATCCCCAGTCTAGAAGGATTTTTATTTCCTGATACCTATCAAATTTTGCCATCGGAAGCAACTCCAGATCGCATTATTGATTTGATGCTCGATCGCTTTGAGCAAATGGCTCTGCCTGTTTACAAAGAGAATCAATCAGGTAAGCCTAAGGTTAAAGTTAGCCTCAAAGATTGGGTGACTCTGGCTAGTATTGTTGAAAAAGAAGCAGTTATAGAAGCCGAGCGTCGTCTCATATCGGGGGTTTTCTGGAATCGACTGAAAAAGAATATGCGTCTAGAGTCAGATCCCACCGTGGAGTATGGCTTAAATATTAAGCAGACACCTGAAAATCCACTGACTCTAGATCAGGTGCGGACTTCTTCACCATATAACACTTATCTCAATGAAGGTTTACCTCCAGGGGCGATCGCTTCAGTGGGATTAGCGAGCCTCAAGGCAACACTTGATCCTGCTAGCACTGAGTATCTGTTTTTTGTGGCTAAATATGATGGTAGTCATATATTTAGCCGTAATTTAGAAGATCATGAAAAAGCTATGCAGGCAATCGACAAAAAGTTTCAGCAAAAAACACCTAAGCAATAACTAAAAAGCGGGCAATACCCGCTTTTTACGCATTTTAATTTTATGGAGATTGTGGGTTAAAATACTCTTAATTATTTAATTAAAACACTAAATTATTTGTGAAACCTTGGCGACTTATTGTTCCTGATTTAATTTTATCAGCACCAATTTACACGATTACTCCGCAGTTAATGCAAAAACATGGATTAAGTGGTCTCATTTTGGATGTTGATAATACCCTCATCGGTGATGATGAATCCGATGTTTCAGAAGAGATTCATCAATGGGTAGAACTGATGCGCCAGCAATATCCCATTTGGTTAGCAAGTAATAACTTTAGCGATCGCCGGATTCAAAAGGTCGCCGACAGCCTTAATCTTCCCTATCGTAGTCGTGCAGGTAAGCCATCGCGTCGCGTTGTGCGTCAAGTGCTCGAAGCAATGGAACTACCACCTGCTCAAGTTGCTATGGTGGGCGATCGCCTATTTACCGATACGATAGTAGGTAATCGTCTGGGCTTGTTCACGATTTTGGTGCAACCTCTTAGCGAAGAGATCCTGTTTAAACCAAATATTGCAACTATTTTTAAAGCGCGATCAAACTTCCTCCGCAATTGGGAAATTTGGATTGCTCGCAAATCGGGGGTCAAGATTTAAATAAAGAAAGGGGTATTTCTTTATTTAAATCTTGACATTATTGAACAGTTATTTTTCTTATTGCTCGGTAACTTATAATCTCAGATCAATTCTTCACAAGCTTATTTAACAACAATGGGAAATCTTCAGGGACGCGATCTACTTAGTCTGGCAGACTTACAACCCAACGAGATTCAAGAATTACTGACCCTTGCTCGAAAGCTCAAGACAGGAGAAGTAAAGTTTGACTTTCAGCGCAAAACCCTTGGTTTGCTGTTCCGCAAAGCCTCGACCCGAACTCGTGTGAGCTTCACCGTTGCCATGCACCAGTTGGGGGGACATGTGATTGATCTCGATCCAAATGTAACCCAAGTCAGCCGTGGTGAACCAATCAAAGATACTGCCAGAGTTCTCGATCGCTACTTGGATGTTCTCGCCATTCGCACCTTTGAGCAAGCGGAGTTAGAGACATTTGCCAAATTTTCCAAGATCCCGATTATTAATGCTTTGAGTGATTTAGAGCATCCTTGCCAAGTATTAGCGGATTTGCTTACTGTATTAGAAAATTTCGGTACGCTCAAGGGGCTGACTCTGACCTATCTCGGTGATGGTAATAATATGGCGCATTCCCTGATGATTGGTTGTGCCCTCGTTGGTATGAATGTGCGAATTGCCTCTCCGAAAAACTTTATGCCAGATCCTACAGTAGTTGCTCAGGCAAAGGCTTTAGCGACTAATTCGGAAGTTATTGTCACCGATGATCCTAAACTAGCTTCCCAAGCGGCTCATGTGTTGTACACCGATGTTTGGGCAAGCATGGGTCAGGAATCGGAAGCCGAAGATCGCATTCCTATTTTCCAACCCTATCAACTGAATTCTGAACTTATGACTTTAGCCGATCGCGAGGCGATTGCTTTGCATTGTTTACCAGCCCATCGAGGTGAAGAGATTACCGATGAAGTGATGGAAGGTGATCAGTCGCGTATTTGGGATGAAGCGGAAAATCGTCTCCATGCTCAAAAAGCTTTACTAGCTAGTGTTTTATAGTCACAAGCCTCACATTGCGAGGCTTTTACTTTATACCAAATAAAGAAATGGCGTAGCTATTTCTTTATTTCAAAATCCATACTGGGTTTGTTTTCCAAATCAAAAAAGTGTAGTTACACTTTTTTGATTTGGTATTAGAGAAATTTTTGTCTGAGGGCGATCGCTACTTCGGGCGTAACTAGATGCTCGATTACGCCGCCAAATCTGGCAATTTCCCGAACCACACTACTGCTTAAGTAACTATATTCATTAGAAGTAGATAAAAATACAGTTTCAATGTCATTAGCCAAGGTTTTATTGGTGTGCGCCATCTGCAATTCCATTTCAAAATCAGAAACTGCGCGTAAACCCCGAATTAAAACTTGTGCTTTCATGAGATGGGCATAGGTGACGGTTAATCCCGTAAACGTATCGACATCAACATTATCTAAATGCCGCGTTGCCTCTCGAATTTGTGTCATCCGTTCCTCCATCGTAAAGAGAGGCGTTTTATTAGGATTGCGTAATACGGCAACAATCACACGCTCAAAGAGATGACTGCCGCGCTTAATAATATCAAGATGACCAAAGGTAATGGGGTCGAAACTACCAGGATAAATGGCAATCAATGCAGTCACCGACTCGCTACAACGCGATTATATAGCGCTACTGCGCCTAAAAAACGAAGTACATTTTGTGCGCTTCATTTTAAGCTAAAAACGGCGGTAGTGCTGCACAGTAATTTTTTGAGTAATTGTGTTGCGGGCGGCTTCGCGCCCACAACACAATTACATTGCATAACTACCAAAATGGCTACGCCATTTTTAGCTTTGGGATTAGAGACTACTTGAACCGAGATATTTACCTATCGCTGGTGAATAAATTTCATAGAGCATGGTGATTGGCTCACCTCCATGCCATAGCAGATAATGTCTTGCCCAGTATTCCTGATTCTCTGGATAGCCAAAGGGTTGTGCTAATTGAGGACAAGCGCCCTTGTAAATACCTTTGAGATCGCGATAAAGCTCTGTGTACTTTT includes:
- a CDS encoding DUF3727 domain-containing protein, with protein sequence MEGSTIVLTDETGKSLPCTVETKFKVDSTEYLLLQPVDFSVQIFAWQETDDDDETELVDVTEEEIDLIFSTAQAVLSEQNLTLRRSAYTLTVSGELPEPTEEDIIEIDTEEEGNCGEFQELALFYYEEQAFSVFTALDPLMFIAKVGDSGQAEVLTPAEMAALEPYVEKYLDHVLSTEDAEEEF
- the coaD gene encoding pantetheine-phosphate adenylyltransferase, with the translated sequence MIAIYPGSFDPITFGHLDIIKRGSHLFERVIVAVLRNPNKTPLFTMEERMTQIREATRHLDNVDVDTFTGLTVTYAHLMKAQVLIRGLRAVSDFEMELQMAHTNKTLANDIETVFLSTSNEYSYLSSSVVREIARFGGVIEHLVTPEVAIALRQKFL
- a CDS encoding YqeG family HAD IIIA-type phosphatase, with the protein product MKPWRLIVPDLILSAPIYTITPQLMQKHGLSGLILDVDNTLIGDDESDVSEEIHQWVELMRQQYPIWLASNNFSDRRIQKVADSLNLPYRSRAGKPSRRVVRQVLEAMELPPAQVAMVGDRLFTDTIVGNRLGLFTILVQPLSEEILFKPNIATIFKARSNFLRNWEIWIARKSGVKI
- the dnaK gene encoding molecular chaperone DnaK, coding for MAKVVGIDLGTTNSVVAVMEGGKPTVIANAEGFRTTPSVVAYAKNGDRLVGQIAKRQAVMNTENTFYSVKRFIGRRYDEVSGESKQVAYKVMKVGENVKIDAPAASKQFAPEEISAQVLRKLVDDASKYLGETVTQAVITVPAYFNDSQRQATKDAGKIAGVEVLRIINEPTAAALAYGLDSKTNETILVFDLGGGTFDVSILEVGDGVFEVMSTSGDTHLGGDDFDKKIVDFLANQFQSAEGIDLRKDKQALQRLTESAEKAKIELSSVTQTEINLPFITATQDGPKHLDTTLTRAKFEELCSDLIDRCRIPVEQAIRDAKIDKAKIDEVVLVGGSTRIPAVQEVVKKILGKEPNQSVNPDEVVAIGAAVQAGVLAGEVKDILLLDVTPLSLGVETLGGVMTKIIPRNTTVPTKKSEVFSTAVDGQSNVEIHVLQGEREMANDNKSLGTFRLDGIPPAPRGVPQIEVTFDIDANGLLSVTAKDKGTGKVQTISISGASTLPKDEVERMVNEAERNAATDKEKRDRIEAKNQADSLAYQAEKQIKDLGDKVPNADKTKIEGLVKTLRESIAKDDHEAITAQAEELKQALYALSSSVYQQGGADTATGSAPDDATRDAASGDDNVIDADFTESK
- a CDS encoding peptide chain release factor 3; this translates as MSQLWQELEREVVRRRTFAIISHPDAGKTTLTEKLLLYGGAIHLAGAVKARAAQRHATSDWMELEKQRGISITSTVLQFDYMGYCINLLDTPGHKDFSEDTYRTLAAADNAVMLVDGAKGLEPQTRKLFEVCRMRSLPIFTFINKMDRPTREPLELLDEIEKELGITPYVMNWAIGTGDQFKGVYDRATKTVHLFQRSAHGQREANVDIYPYDDPQAIKFIGHNLYNQLLEDLEVLDSLGAEWNTQDLHRGKLTPIFFGSAMTNFGVELFLKSFLEYGMTPTVHESSNGEVPPTDEDFSAFVFKLQANMDPRHRDRIAFVRVCSGKFEKDMSVTHLRSGKTIRLSHAQKLFGQDREAIDVAYAGDVIGLNNPGMFAIGDTIYLGKKRQYAGIPCFSPELFCTLRNPNPSKFKQFRKGISELQEEGAIQIMYSVDESKRDPILAAVGQLQFEVAQYRLQSEYNVETILESMPYSVARWVEDGWDAIETVGRLFNTMVVKDSWNRPVLLFKNLWNLNQVESDHPKLRLKAIAPIAELTTADTK
- the argF gene encoding ornithine carbamoyltransferase, producing the protein MGNLQGRDLLSLADLQPNEIQELLTLARKLKTGEVKFDFQRKTLGLLFRKASTRTRVSFTVAMHQLGGHVIDLDPNVTQVSRGEPIKDTARVLDRYLDVLAIRTFEQAELETFAKFSKIPIINALSDLEHPCQVLADLLTVLENFGTLKGLTLTYLGDGNNMAHSLMIGCALVGMNVRIASPKNFMPDPTVVAQAKALATNSEVIVTDDPKLASQAAHVLYTDVWASMGQESEAEDRIPIFQPYQLNSELMTLADREAIALHCLPAHRGEEITDEVMEGDQSRIWDEAENRLHAQKALLASVL
- a CDS encoding RNA-binding S4 domain-containing protein, with translation MQENFQEVFELAGEYITLCNLLKVSGVADTGGAAKLMIIDGEVEVDGRTELRKGCKVRAGQKVSGDGFTIHVVALR
- the mltG gene encoding endolytic transglycosylase MltG, whose product is MSSAQKMPKKNSNWLFYGVAFPLTVLFTSLVSSSWWIWASSAPSTFGAKVRFTIPDGMPTQIIAQELESAGIIRSSLALRLWLQWQSLRGGEAAFLKSGTYDFSTNQSLPEVVAQIQTAKLTEVRFTIPEGWSIAQMADLFEKQGFFAAKDFAAAAQRTSPKRRPWLPEDIPSLEGFLFPDTYQILPSEATPDRIIDLMLDRFEQMALPVYKENQSGKPKVKVSLKDWVTLASIVEKEAVIEAERRLISGVFWNRLKKNMRLESDPTVEYGLNIKQTPENPLTLDQVRTSSPYNTYLNEGLPPGAIASVGLASLKATLDPASTEYLFFVAKYDGSHIFSRNLEDHEKAMQAIDKKFQQKTPKQ